Part of the Streptomyces sp. NBC_00457 genome, ACGACGACGGTCTTGGTCCGCCCGCCGGCCTCCCGGTCGAGGGCCAGTATCCGCCCCGTGCGGTCCAGCCACACCCCGCCCGAGCAGCGCCCGGGGATCTCGGCGAGCTGCTCGGGCCCGAAGGCACCGCCCGCCACCAGCCACACGGCGCTGGAACGCCGGCCCACGGCGACGGCGTACGCCTTGTCGCCGCCCGGCGCGGGCGGCAGCAGCCGCAGCCGGGAGCCGGGGTCCGGGCACTCCACGGCCCCCAGCGGCAGCTCACCGGTGCCGGGCCCGGTCGGGTAGAGCAGCGCGAAGACATGCCGTCCGTCCGTGAGGCGCCGGATCAGGACCCGGCCGTCGCTCATCGGCTGCACCTCGGTGCCGGGCTCCTCGGGCTGGTTGCCGGGCAGCGGCACGGCGTACGGCTCGGGTCCGTCCAGGGTCCAGCGCTCCGGGAACAGGGAGTCGCCGTCCGCGGCGAGGCGTGCGGCGTAGCAGCCGTCCACGGTGATCGCGCACCCCGGCGGCGGGGTCGGGTCGTCCTCGTTCTCCGCGGTGGGTTCGATCGCACAGGCCGTCATCGGTCGATCACCTCCGGCGACGAAGCTAGTTTTCGTACGCACAGACGGGGGACCGCCGGGCACCCGTTTCACACATATGGATGGCCACGATTCGATTCGCCTGAGGAAACGGGGGCGGATGTGCTGGACGGGGCGGCGGCCCCGGTGGGCCCCCGGCGCAGGTTCAGCGGCACAGAACCTCCAGGTAGCCTTTGGCGTGTGCCCCGTCTGTCTGAAGTCATCGCCGCGCTGGAGAACGTGTGGCCCGCCGAGCGGGCCGAGTCCTGGGACGCGGTCGGCACCGTCGTGGGCGACCCCGGCCAGGAGGTCGTGAGGGTCCTTTTCGCCGTCGACCCGGTCCAGGAGATCGTCGACGAGGCGGTGAAGCTGGACGCCGACCTGCTGGTCACCCACCATCCGCTCTACCTTCGCGGTACGACGACGGTCGCGGCGTCCCACTTCAAGGGCCGCGTGGTGCACACCCTGATCAAGAACGACATCGCGCTGCACGTCGCCCACACCAACGCCGACACCGCCGACCCGGGCGTCTCCGACGCGCTCGCCGGCGCCCTGGACCTTCGGGTCGTACGACCGCTCGTGCCGGACCCGACCGACCCGTCCGGGCGTCGGGGCCTGGGCCGGATCTGCGAGCTTGACCATCCGCTGCCCCTGCGCGAGTTCGCCGCGCGGGCCGCCGAACGTCTGCCCGCCACCGCGCAGGGCATCCGCGTCGCGGGCGACCCCGAGGCGGTCGTACGGACGATCGCGGTCAGCGGCGGCTCCGGCGACGGCCTCTTCGACGACGTACGCGCGTCCGGTGTCGACGCCTACCTCACCGCAGACCTGCGACACCACCCGGTGTCCGAGGCCCGCGCCCACAGTCCTCTCGCGCTGCTCGACGCGGCGCACTGGGCCACCGAGTGGCCCTGGTGCGAGCTGGCAGCAGCCCAGCTCGACGAGATCTCCGACCGGAATGGCTGGGACCTGCGTGTCCATGTGTCCAAGACGGTCACCGACCCGTGGACCATCCACTCACCGTCAATGGGAGCCCCCAACTGAACGCCGCGCCCGCCGACCAGATCCGACTCCTCGACGTCCAGGACCTCGACGTCCGCCTCCAGCAGCTCGCCCACAAGCGGCGGTCGCTCCCCGAGCACGCCGAGATCGAGTCGCTGACCAAGGACCTCACCCAGCTGCGCGACCTGCTCGTGGCCGCGCAGACCGAGGAGAGCGACTGCGCCCGCGAGCAGATCAAGGCCGAACAGGACGTCGACCAGGTGCGCCAGCGCGCCGTCCGCGACCAGCAGCGCCTCGACTCCGGCGCCGTCACCTCGCCGAAGGACCTGGAGAACCTCCAGCGCGAGATCGCCTCCCTCGCCAAGCGGCAGGGTGACCTCGAGGACGTCGTCCTGGAGGTCATGGAACGCCGCGAGTCCGCACAGGAGCGGGTCGCCGAGCTGACCGAGCGGGTCTCCTCCGTCCAGTCGAAGATCGACGACGCGACGGCCCGCCGGGACGCGGCGTTCGAGTCGCTGGACGGGGACATCGCCTCGGCGACCAAGGAGCGCGAGGTCATCGCCGGGTCCGTCCCCGCCGATCTGCTCAAGCTCTACGAGAAGCTGCGCGAGCAGCAGGGCGGCGTCGGCGCGGCCAAGCTCTACCAGCGCACCTGCCAGGGCTGCCGCCAGGAGCTGGCCATCACCGACATCAACGAGATCCGCGCCGCCGCGCCGGACACGGTGGTGCGGTGCGAGAACTGCCGGCGCATTCTGGTGCGTACGTCCGAGTCGGGCCTCTAGGAGTCTTTCCGGTGTCTCCAGTGCGGGAGTTCATCGTCGAGGCCGACGGCGGGTCACGGGGCAATCCCGGGCCCGCGGGCTACGGCGCCGTGGTGACCGACGCGGCGACCGGGGAGACGCTGGCGGAAGCGTCCGAGTACCTCGGCATCGCGACGAACAACGTCGCCGAGTACCGGGGGCTGCTGGCGGGCCTGCGCGCCGCCCACGCCCTCGACCCCGCCGCCACGGTCCATGTCCGGATGGACTCCAAGCTCGTCGTCGAGCAGATGTCGGGCCGCTGGAAGATCAAGCACCCTGCCATGAAGCCGCTGGCCGCGGAGGCGGCGGCGGTGTTCGGGGCGGGCCAGGTGACGTACGAGTGGATTCCGCGAGAGCTGAACAGACGGGCGGACCGGTTGGCGAACGAGGCGATGGACACCGGTGGTTCCGCGAGTTCTCTGCGCAAGGGAGCGGCGGAGGGGTCGGGCGGCGGACCGGCGGAGGCCGATGCCGAGGGGCCGGGCGCCGGAGGTGCGAAGGCTGACGCCGATGTCCGGGCTGGGAAGGGTGGCGCCGATGTCCGTGCGGCGAAGGCTGGCACCGACGTCCATGCCGGAAAGGCTGACGCCGACGTTCGCGCTGCAAAGGCCGGCGCCGATGTCCGTGCCGCGAAGGCAGATGCCGACGTCCGCGCCGCGCGGAACGTGGCGACGCCGACTGTCGGGTGGGGTGGCGCCGACCTCGGTGCGCCCGCCACGTTCGTGCTGTTGAGGCACGGCGAGACGCCCCTGACGCCGCAGAAGCGTTTCTCGGGGCGTGGCGGTAGCGACCCGTCGTTGTCCGACGTCGGCAGGGAACAGGCCGAACGCGTGGCGGCCGCGCTCGCCCGGCGCGGGACGATCGAGACCGTCCTCGCGTCCCCCCTCGCCCGCACCCGCGAGACCGCCTCAATCGTCGCCGCCCGTCTGGGCCTCGACGTCACCATCGAGGACGGGCTGATCGAGACGGACTTCGGCGCCTGGGAGGGCCTCACCTTCGCCGAGGTGCAGGTGCGCCAACCCGACGACCTGAACGCCTGGCTCGCCTCCCCGGACGCCGAACCGACCGGCGGCGGCGAGAGCTTCGCGGCGACGGCGACGCGGATCGCGGCCACGAGAGACAAGCTGGTGGCGGCGTACGCGGGCCACACGGTCCTGCTGGTCACCCACGTCACACCGATCAAGACGCTCGTACGACTCGCCCTCGGCGCCCCGCCCGAGTCCCTGTTCCGCATGGAACTCTCGGCGGCCTCACTGTCCGCGGTGGCGTACTACGCGGACGGCAACGCGAGCGTACGGCTCCTCAACGACA contains:
- a CDS encoding Nif3-like dinuclear metal center hexameric protein; the encoded protein is MPRLSEVIAALENVWPAERAESWDAVGTVVGDPGQEVVRVLFAVDPVQEIVDEAVKLDADLLVTHHPLYLRGTTTVAASHFKGRVVHTLIKNDIALHVAHTNADTADPGVSDALAGALDLRVVRPLVPDPTDPSGRRGLGRICELDHPLPLREFAARAAERLPATAQGIRVAGDPEAVVRTIAVSGGSGDGLFDDVRASGVDAYLTADLRHHPVSEARAHSPLALLDAAHWATEWPWCELAAAQLDEISDRNGWDLRVHVSKTVTDPWTIHSPSMGAPN
- a CDS encoding zinc ribbon domain-containing protein → MNAAPADQIRLLDVQDLDVRLQQLAHKRRSLPEHAEIESLTKDLTQLRDLLVAAQTEESDCAREQIKAEQDVDQVRQRAVRDQQRLDSGAVTSPKDLENLQREIASLAKRQGDLEDVVLEVMERRESAQERVAELTERVSSVQSKIDDATARRDAAFESLDGDIASATKEREVIAGSVPADLLKLYEKLREQQGGVGAAKLYQRTCQGCRQELAITDINEIRAAAPDTVVRCENCRRILVRTSESGL
- a CDS encoding bifunctional RNase H/acid phosphatase; translated protein: MREFIVEADGGSRGNPGPAGYGAVVTDAATGETLAEASEYLGIATNNVAEYRGLLAGLRAAHALDPAATVHVRMDSKLVVEQMSGRWKIKHPAMKPLAAEAAAVFGAGQVTYEWIPRELNRRADRLANEAMDTGGSASSLRKGAAEGSGGGPAEADAEGPGAGGAKADADVRAGKGGADVRAAKAGTDVHAGKADADVRAAKAGADVRAAKADADVRAARNVATPTVGWGGADLGAPATFVLLRHGETPLTPQKRFSGRGGSDPSLSDVGREQAERVAAALARRGTIETVLASPLARTRETASIVAARLGLDVTIEDGLIETDFGAWEGLTFAEVQVRQPDDLNAWLASPDAEPTGGGESFAATATRIAATRDKLVAAYAGHTVLLVTHVTPIKTLVRLALGAPPESLFRMELSAASLSAVAYYADGNASVRLLNDTSHLR